The genomic interval aatggtGCGCACTGAAAAATCCAAGATGACCGTATCTTTTTAATTCTGATTGATAAAACATGCTATTTTTCATACTAGAATAAATCTGTGTGTATGACAATTTTGTTTGCAATAATCAGAGGGAAGGGGAATTATTAGCCGTGAATCCtacttttttctgaaaacaaaatggcgttcTGTTTAGATTCATGGTCGTATTAACAACATTTTATCTATGAAAATACTAAATAGTCTCCCTTATCTATATTTAACTGAATCAAACTGATATGTTCTATGCATATGTTGTTTTATTACCTCTGGCTATCCGTACATGAAACAAGAAAACTTGGTACTTTTAGTTTACTAGATAAACAGTTAATAGCTGTAACAAATTAATTTTGTCATGATAGATAAGTCATTTATACCTGTATCCTCTACAATAACTGTTGGTGCTGATGTTTCACGATTCGGACTGCTGGTGACAAATATTGTCGATGCAGTCATATACGCAGATACGGATGTGTTATCTTTTATAGCTATTACTTCGTCATCTGATTCAGTAGCATGTGCCTTTGATGTGGTCTTATACTTAGACGAGGAAGTATGTACTTCCGTCTCTGTCGTTCTGTCATTTGATGTGATTGCAAATTTGGTTGATGAGGAAGATATCTCAGATGCAGATGGATACGCTTTTGACGCACTGGCCATTTTATCAGTCGGTCTAGTGGCATATATGGAAGCCGTTGTATAATACGTGTAATCTTTAGTACCTGCGGTTATATTATCTAATCCGGCAACATATTTGGTTGATGCGGCGGTACTTTCagattcatattttgtgtaatcTTTAGTACTTGACGTTTCATTCTTTGGTTTGATTGAATAGTTGTTTGACGTGATGGTTTTTGCAGATAAAGATGTATAAGTCCTAGTACTCGTTAATCCTTTGGCACCTGTACTTGATGCGTTAAAATTTGCCGTTTCATAATCGGATCTGGTAGCATATGTTGTTTGTGCAATGGATCTTTCAGATGTACGTATGTAATTTTCAGTTGTTGATGGTTCATCTTGTGATTTTGTTGTATCTAATGTGTAGAAAGTTGAAGTTTGATCATTTGAACTCGAAGCATATGCTGTTGATGTGGCGGAAGTTTCAGATGCATATTTATTATCTTTAgtactaaatgtttcattttccaATGTGGGATCAATTGTAGTTTGTGTGACGTTAGTTTCTGGTGAATATTTATAATCATTACTTCCAGATGCGTATGTGTAATCTTTAGTTCTTGACGTTTCATCATTTGATTGTATTGTATTTGTGATTAATGCGTTGGAATTTGTCGTTTCATCATCTGGTTTGGTAGCATCTGCTGTTTGTTTGGAGGAACTTTCAGATGTATATTTGTAATCTGCAGTACTTGAAGCTTCGTTATTTGATCCGGAAGCATAGGTCCTTGTTGTGGTGGTGTTCATAGATGTATATGTGTAATAATTTATACTTGTCATGTCATTAActgattttgttatatttgtgaTTAATGGATTTATAGTTGCCAATTCAGCATTTGATGTGGTATTATTTACTGCTGATGTTGAAGTACTTTCAGATGCATTCACAATTTCGCTAGTACTTGAGGTAATATTATTTGATCCGATAGCAGATGTGGTTGATGTGGTGGTATTGTCTGATATAGATATATAATCTTTAGTCCTTTCAATTTCTTCATTTGATCTGGTAGCATATGTGGTTGATGTTACAGTTCTTTTAGGTACATGTGTGTTATCTTTAGAACTGGTCCTTTCATCATTTGATAGAGCATTGAAATTTGTCGTTATATCATCTGATATGGAACCGAATGTGGTTGTTGCGGAAGTATAAGAGTCCGGTATGTAATCTTTTGTTCCTTTAGTTTCATAGTTTAATCCGGTTGAAAATAACGGTGATTTGCTGGAAAGTCGATATGAGTAATTATTGATACTTGTCGTTTCACTATTAGATCTGGAAGTATAAGTGGTTGGTGTAGTGGTAAACTCAGACGCAGATACGTTATTGTTAGTACCTGTCATTTCATAATCCGATCTATATGTGTATGTAGTTGGTGTGGTGGTACTTTCCGGTGCATATGTATAATCATATGTATTTGTCATTTCACTACTGAATGTAGAAAGCTTAGTGCTTGGTGTAGTGGTATACCCTGGTGTAAATATGTTATCGGTTGTACCTGCCGTTTCATAATTCGATCTGGATGTATGTGTAGCTGGTGTTGCGGTATTTTCAGGTGCATATGTATAATCATTGGTACTTGTCATTTCTCCAGGGTAAGTTGGTAAAGTGGTATGCTCAGATGAAGGTTTGTAACCATTAGTACCTGGCGCTTCATAATTCGATCTAGATGTGTATATAGTTGGTGTTACGGTACTTTCAGGTCCATAAGTATAATCATTGGTTTTTGTCGTTTCGCCACTGAATCGAGAATGATAAGTGGTTGGTTTAGTGGTAAACGCAGATCCAGATACGTAATCGTTGGTACTTGTCGATGCATAATTCGATCTTGATGTATGTGTAGTTGGTGTTACAATACTTTCAGGCCCGTAAGTATAATCATTGGTTTTTGTCGTTTCGCCACTGAATCGAGAAGGAAATGTGGTTGGTTTAGTGGTAAACTCAGATTCAGTTACGTAATCGTTTGTACCTGTCGATGCATAATTCGATCTGGATGTATGTGTAGTTGGTGTTACGGTACTTTCAGGTCCGTAAGTATAATCATTGGTTTTTGTCGTTTCGCCACTGAATCGAGAATGATAAGTGGTTGGTTTAGTGGTAAACTCTGATTCAGATACGTAATCGTTTGTACCTGTCGATGCATAATTCGATCTGGATGTATGTGTAGTTGGTGTTACCGTACTTTCAGGTGCATAAGTATAATCATTGGTTTTTGTCGTTTCGCCACTGAATCGAGAGTGATAAGTGGTTGGTTTAGTGGTAAACTCTGATTCAGATACGTAATAGTTTGTACCTGTCGATGCATAATTCGATCTCGATGTAAGTGTAGTTGGTGTTACAGTACTTTCAGGTCCGTAAGTATAATCATTGGTTTTTGTCGTTTCGCCACTGAATCGAGAATGATAAGTGGTTGGTTTAGTGGTAAACTCAGATTCAGATACGTAATAGTTTGTACCTGTCGATGCATAATTCGATCTGGACGTATGTGTAGTCGGTGTTACGGTACTTTTAGGTCCATAAGTATAATCATTGTTTTTTGTCGTTTCGCCACTGAATTGAGAATCATAAGTGGTTGGTTTAGTGGTAAACCCAGATTCAGTACCTGTCGAAGCATAATTCGATCTGGATGTATGTGTAGTTAGTGTTACGGTTCTTTCAGGTGCAGAAGTATAATTATTGGTTCTTGTCGTTTCGCCACTGAATCGAGAGTGATAAGTGGTTTGTGTAGTGATAAACTCGGATTTAGATACGTAATTGTTTGTACTTGTCGATTCATAATTCGATTTGGATGTGTATGTAGTTGGTGTTACGGTACTTTCAGGTCCAAAAGTATAATCATTGGCTTTTGTCGTTTCGCCACTGAATTGAGAATGATAAGTGGTTGGTAAGGTGGTAAACCCAGATACAGACACGTAATCGTTTGTACCTGTCGAAGCATAATTCGATTTGGATGTGTATGTAGTTGTTGATGCGGTACTTTCAGATGCATCTGGATTATCATTGGTACTTGTCGTTACTCCACTGAATCGAGAATGATAAGTGGTTGGTAGAGTGGTAAACTTAGATGCAGGTATGTAATCGTTAGTTCCTGTCGTTTCATTTTTCGATCTGGTTGTATATGCGGTTGATGTTATGACTTTGAATGTTGCAGATGTGTAGCCATTTGTACTGGTCGTTTCGTCATTTAATATAGTACTACGTGTGGTTGATGTTGTGGTATTTCCGGAATCTAATGTGTCACCTTTAGTACTTGCCGTTTGGTCGTTGTCTCCATTTGCGTTTGTTCTTAATGCGCCCTCATATCCGGTTGTCGTAGAAATTTGCGTCAATGAAGATTGTGTTAATTTATCTTTAGAATATTCAGATGTGGTCGCTTTACTTATAGTCCTGACTGTGTCTTTATCTGCAGATGTAGAATCTATATCTGATGATGCAATGTATCTAGGTGTGGTATATGATGAGATATAGTCGGCATTTGTTGTTTCATTAAATCCTAAAGTAAAgaccaaaaaaaagttttaaaaaacacttttagtttgttaattcaacATTTTAACTCAATATCCGGAATTTATACAGATTTGCAACACTGAAAACGTATAAAATAGTAGTGCACTTAATATTATTTAGTAGAATACGGCGATATTACATTGGAGGATAACGCAGTTGAATAAAAACATTGAAGGAGGCTGGAAACAAAATATATCCTGTATTGTGGGCACTGTAAGATAACCTTTTAggacttttttctttttgcattcgTGAGAGCAACTATAGTGTGACAGTGGCTAGTTTCATTTTGTGACCCGTTTTCttgtttttccaatttttatttcattttagtacattgacatttatacatgtacagcATGTTTATTAATATATGGATACAATACTCCTAAAATTTCGATATTACATATTTGAACAGTTTTGTCcatatatttcaatatacatttttatccatatatttcaacaaagtcagaaaaaaaaatttttacataatATCAATCCCTGAAATGTTTTTCAAACAATAAGGAGGGAAAATGCTTTGTAAATGATGAAATGATGGAGTGTCcttaaagaaaaaaaggaaaagagcggtacatatttgaagaaaaaacaggaattattttcatgtatgGATTTAGTAAagaagaatgttttaagaaggGAAAGGAATTAAAAGGCTGCTCTGCTCAATCAAATATTCTCTGTTGGTCTACATCACCATGAAAATCAGTACATTTTGAATGGTATACACCTAACTTGTCCTTCAAACAAGCAATAACATATTCGATCAAGATAAAGCTTAAATGAATTAAAAGTTGGAGGTGTTTTACTATGTTTActtctaaaaatgaaatattttgcaaaattaagaaGAATATACTTAatgacatttttcttatttttcctaGTATTTcaatccacccccccccccccccaccaccaccaccccgAGATACAGTTTGAAACCTAGTGGGGTGTCTAATAGATTTTTCATACTGAGATAACTTCCTATATCGCTCCAGAATTTTTGGATCATCTGACATTCCCAGAACATGCGGGGGTGTGTTTTTGAAGACATGGAGCAAAAATCGCATGGATTTGATGGGGGATAGTTGGCACTTAAATAGAAAAGCATTGTTGGGTACTATTTTCATCAGATATTTATATTGGAACGCTCTAAGCTTAGTATTGTACACATTATATAGTTTGTAAAGattttctatataattttttttatagaataatgtGTTTCCATTGTTATCTAACATATAACTATTGTACCATAATATTTGTGatgaaatacaatttatttcttcatttaaatTATAATTAACCTTGCACCGTgcttttgatatttctttatgGGAAGTATCTACTTGAGATCAGGAACATGTTTTTGATCACAACTGGATTTGAAAATTTCTTGCTATTTTATCTGGTTTGTACTCCCACAAGAAATCAAACATacagtttttttattttcttgataatATTCAGAGACGGGTTTGGCAGAACCGTCAATGGATATATTAATGTTGGAAATGCAAACGTTTTCAGTGCTGTTATCTTTCAGATTAATGAAAGGTTCCATTTACTCCATGTAAAAAGTGTATGCTCAAACATCTGTTACTTTTGGCTCTGAATTTGTTGTTGATCATTTGCAAAAGTTTGACTTAGAGTCGATGTATGTTCCGAAGATCATTTGAAGGTTTTCCTTTCGcagaaaattatatttctatgttttaatGATCCTATTCTTAGAGTTGTATATTTAGATACACTTAGTTCTAGACCGGAAAGTTTACCAAATTCCTCTTATGTTTCGATAAGTGCTTTAAATGATTTCCTGCCACCATCTAGAAAGAAATTATCATCATCCGCATACAAAGTTTGTTTTACCTCCACATTTGAAATCTTTATTCCTTTAATGTTCTCATTTTTCATAACAGCAGCTGCGGAAAGAATTTCAATGCATATGATAAGAAAACAAgcgaatgaagtattgccatgcaatacaaagtcccctactggaacgcacctaattttctctactgcagtataacataatgaactgatatctgtcaatgatgtataaacaatattgtactatatatacaatataatataacaaagtatttggattaaaatttgcatatataaaaacgtacagttgttttcatttggaattttttttttggccgattatacaaaaagttatcataaaagttatttatagtaacaacaaagtgaaataaaccctaaaataaaaatctataaaatataagtccacaagaaactcttaaccaggtagagatagatcaaaatacacctaaaatttggatgtaccgtgcatgttgtaccacagaaaagtggtctcaatttttccctacggccagtaataaaaaagttacaatataatctatttaaagtaacaacaaagggacataattctaaaaaaagtgtgcctcatagtggtgaacatttctaccaagttacaaaattcctccatgcatgaagaagaaatgctccggacaaagtcattcttgaatttgacctttaacctctaagtatggccttgacattagacctagggacctggttctggcgtgcgacaattcgtctcatggtggtgaacatttgtgtcaagttacattaaaatccctccatgcataaagaagaaatgctccagacaaagtcattcttgaatttgacctttgacctctaagtatgaccttgaccttagacctagagccggggctttgcgcacaacatgttgtctcatccagggaaatgtttgtgccaactgatatttaaatcctattttgcatgacaaagttatagaccggactggaaaaaaatcctactgacctttgatctcaaagtgtgaccttgacctttaagctagggttctgggttttgcacatgacacgtcgtctcatcatggggaacatttacgccaagtaatattaaaatcccgtcatggatggcagagttaaagaccggacaggaaaaaagccctattgacatttgacccccaattgtgaccttgacctttgagcaggGCTCCGGAATTTGCgcttgacatgttgtctcatcatggggaacatctatgctaagtaatattgaaatcccttaatgaatgacagagttatagaccggacaggaaacagaacctgttcatgccatgctaacatttgactgctaagtgtaaccttgacctttgaactagggatCTGAAAGTTATGCACgtcacatcgtcttattatgaggtacaattatgccaactgatattaaaatcccttcatagatgggagagttatggaccggacaggaaaaaagccctgttgacctttgacctcaaattgtgaccttgacctttgagctaggggtccgcgttttgcacacgacacgtcgtctcatcatgggaaacatttttgtcaagtaatattaaaatcccttcatggatgaaagagttatggaccggacacgaaacagaccctgttcatgccatgttaacatttgactgctaagtgtgatcttgacctttgagctaggggtctcaaagttgtgcatgacacatcacctTATTATGAGATACAAttgtgccatgtgatattaaaatcccttcatggatgggagagttatggaccggacaggaaaaaagccctgtcgacctttgacctccaattgtgaccttgacctttaagctaggggtccgggttttgcgcatgacacgtcgtctcatcatggggaacatttgtgccaagtaatattaaaatcccttcatggataaaagagttatggacctgacacgaaattgcggacggacggaatgacggaatgacagaatgacggaaaagcgcattcctatagtccccgaaactggttttcaactagtaggggactaataagggACAACCTTGACGAAttcttttttgtacattaaaaaaaactcAGACATATGTCCATCATTTGAAATGGATCTTTTTACATCATTATAGAACAATTTGACccatttcaaaatttattatgcaaaattaaaatgttttaaacatttaaacatgtacGGGTGGTCTAtactatcaaatacttttttgaaagtCTGTAAAGAAGATAATACCTTCATCATCCATTTTGTTTACTTGTTCAATAACATCAAGCAATATTCTGTCATTTTTCTAATGTAACGCCCTTTTATGAATCCAGTTTggttattattaattattttggtTAAACTTTCTTGATCCTATTAGCTGTAGCCTTTGTTTCGATTTTGTAATCAACGTTTAGCAGTGAAAGTGGcctctaaatattaatattttacaaatatttccaaTTTTGGTAAGAGAGTTTTCTGAATATAGAGGTAGATGtattttaaaggaatttctattcAGTTGGTTCTTTATGGTGTCTGTAGAACTAAGGATTTCGGCGACTTGGTAtttgttgtgtaaaataaataagtgCCTAAATCAGTTTCCCATGCATCTTAGAGTCTAAAGTCTAGTTATCAAAAATGGATCAAATGGAAACGATCAAATTTGTGACAAAAATAAACGGTTATTTCTCACCACCATTTTTTACATCTGGTCTCATGTTATAACAATATACACACGTTTAAAGTCAGCCATTTGTAGATAAATTACACAGGACAGGCCTCACTAGGCAAAACGTCAAGGAAAACGTTTCTCGAACATACATATATTGATACAGAATGAATACACACATTTTGGAGGGTTTTTCCTGTATTAATAACAACTTAGCGAGTTGTACATTAATTACAAATGTAATTCTAATAATCAATATACTTAATTAATACAGTTTAATAATGactattcaaaattaaaaacgaatCACTGTTCCAAAATCTGTGAATTTATTCCCTAAAACAATAATTAATGCATTTAAAACAGTAAAACCTAAGGGTACAGGTGGTCCCCTTTAGTCAAAAATTGATAACGATTAAATACATAAATCCATTTAGTTGCCTGTTTAGTTTTGTAGCTATATGTTGTAtgattgattttgttttatgTGTATAGAGAATTACAAACGTATACAATTATACacaatcaaatatatcaaaaggtaAAATAAATCTTTGGAACTTTTtagcaaataaaattaaaagcgTAATACACCGTCTTAAGAACGATTGAATACTGTACTAACCTTGAACAACAATAGTCACATTGTTGCTTTTGTTCTCATAGTCTGCCAGGCACGACACTACTGTTCCATTTAAAGACCTCGGAACCTTTTCAATTCTGAATAAATTCGTATTTAAGCCAGAACATGAAAAAGAAGTGttataatattcaaaatgttCAAGAGCTTCAGAAAGGCCAACTGTTTCACACGATGTTAATACAATCACATCCTTTCCATTAATATTCCATTTAAAGAAATGGATAGTATCATTTCCTTggtaagtacatgtcagagtgAGTGGCTCGTTCTCTACAACGATAGGTTTTGAAGCAACAAGTTTCACTGGCGCTGTGTCTGTTCCTGAAACTTAACATAAGCCCTCcttatataaaatatgttcattATACATGTGACATTAAGTTCATAGGCccgtaatttatttttatttatcaaataaataacattctagattctcttttttcttttaaaatatattggtGGAATCTTAAAATACTGAacctgtattttgaaaacaaataattaaatttaattgattgtacattatttacatatttcaaatcTTATTTCCTCTTGAAAACGAAATACATCAACAAATTAAACATTATATGACTATGAAAACTTGACGTACACGTAGTTAAAAAAATTACCATATAGTAAACCGAGAGAAATAAATATCACCAGTTGTTCCATAATTTTCATCAAAGCTCTTAAGTTTAC from Mercenaria mercenaria strain notata chromosome 2, MADL_Memer_1, whole genome shotgun sequence carries:
- the LOC123562221 gene encoding mucin-5AC-like; the encoded protein is MDDEGFNETTNADYISSYTTPRYIASSDIDSTSADKDTVRTISKATTSEYSKDKLTQSSLTQISTTTGYEGALRTNANGDNDQTASTKGDTLDSGNTTTSTTRSTILNDETTSTNGYTSATFKVITSTAYTTRSKNETTGTNDYIPASKFTTLPTTYHSRFSGVTTSTNDNPDASESTASTTTYTSKSNYASTGTNDYVSVSGFTTLPTTYHSQFSGETTKANDYTFGPESTVTPTTYTSKSNYESTSTNNYVSKSEFITTQTTYHSRFSGETTRTNNYTSAPERTVTLTTHTSRSNYASTGTESGFTTKPTTYDSQFSGETTKNNDYTYGPKSTVTPTTHTSRSNYASTGTNYYVSESEFTTKPTTYHSRFSGETTKTNDYTYGPESTVTPTTLTSRSNYASTGTNYYVSESEFTTKPTTYHSRFSGETTKTNDYTYAPESTVTPTTHTSRSNYASTGTNDYVSESEFTTKPTTYHSRFSGETTKTNDYTYGPESTVTPTTHTSRSNYASTGTNDYVTESEFTTKPTTFPSRFSGETTKTNDYTYGPESIVTPTTHTSRSNYASTSTNDYVSGSAFTTKPTTYHSRFSGETTKTNDYTYGPESTVTPTIYTSRSNYEAPGTNGYKPSSEHTTLPTYPGEMTSTNDYTYAPENTATPATHTSRSNYETAGTTDNIFTPGYTTTPSTKLSTFSSEMTNTYDYTYAPESTTTPTTYTYRSDYEMTGTNNNVSASEFTTTPTTYTSRSNSETTSINNYSYRLSSKSPLFSTGLNYETKGTKDYIPDSYTSATTTFGSISDDITTNFNALSNDERTSSKDNTHVPKRTVTSTTYATRSNEEIERTKDYISISDNTTTSTTSAIGSNNITSSTSEIVNASESTSTSAVNNTTSNAELATINPLITNITKSVNDMTSINYYTYTSMNTTTTRTYASGSNNEASSTADYKYTSESSSKQTADATKPDDETTNSNALITNTIQSNDETSRTKDYTYASGSNDYKYSPETNVTQTTIDPTLENETFSTKDNKYASETSATSTAYASSSNDQTSTFYTLDTTKSQDEPSTTENYIRTSERSIAQTTYATRSDYETANFNASSTGAKGLTSTRTYTSLSAKTITSNNYSIKPKNETSSTKDYTKYESESTAASTKYVAGLDNITAGTKDYTYYTTASIYATRPTDKMASASKAYPSASEISSSSTKFAITSNDRTTETEVHTSSSKYKTTSKAHATESDDEVIAIKDNTSVSAYMTASTIFVTSSPNRETSAPTVIVEDTGEHHSHCTRDIDSRRTQWNVTKVGSVVSIPCFQRNPELSGNIFRKCTSAGTWMMPKYDCVRKDIKDIQNMVSSIKDSISNTVIDNVLGNLSTLTSQRTQNEDGVYSGEIEVIAATLEDIANLENLTVTDDQAMAFLKTASNLLDSDNTEAWQAIDQNSSQNKDVSAAAKLLDTISVFVDVIAQSLDESQTNKTIAVSNLLLHVRKINDSAEIVFPEGGEYKEFARGSTLNLSRDSLTGSTLFSAVLYRNLSGIMSTMTTFSSNAVLGSAVTSAKLNNWKSNNNFKIRIAFEHKQVNNLSAVCSFRKEKSSLWEKDGCFLKSWNITTALCECNHLTNFAILMSPWTKENIDSTAINVVSIVGCSVSTLCLLLTMITHLMLWRYLKSDRVKILMNLCFALVISYVIFLSGVDRTESENGCTAVAALLHYIYLVVFFLMLAEGIEIFFALIYVFASKSRLKWILPAAWLLPAVIVGISLAATKRKGYGNNQFCWLSFDNGLIWAFVGPALCIILINSVLLGFVMRAVFRSKKVLHKDKKEKVLTGFRCLCVLLPLVGCTWVIGIFYVNKSMSWIQYIFAVCNGFQGLVIFIFQCALNKQIPKAYKAATTRRKSETLSLSVATPTPTSKLRIIPKSIARYLSSAQYSVGWSNKTKVSEQGIYSSAHLQDDDIDNNCLFNSTRLQFSEYFSEEGLCTHL